CTGTCTTTTCTTGAATTCTTCACTTCATTTAAAGTTGCTTAActcctctctcttgctttttcctaCATGTGAAGAGAGGTTAATCCTATCTGCTTTTACCTCAGAGGGATTGTGAGGGCAGAATTTCGGACGGAAAAGAATTTGCCGTCTATGCAAAGAATCCACAAGtgactgcaggggaaaaaaaaccccagacctaCCGTTGGGAAACTCCAGCACCAGTTGACTACTTTCTGGAAGTGGAGTGTCCTGTTACATAAACATCCTTGAAGCTTTGCAGAAGGGGTGACATTCACATCACGTAGGTGGGGCCTGACTAATTGGGCTTTGTGTGTGAAGAACGGGGATGGAGAGGATAAGGAAGTGAAATCCCCAAGGTGCAAGCTGGGCCTCCTTCTTCCCATGGCCTGTACTGTTGCTTACGTGTTGAAAAGGGGTCTCAGAGCCTGTACCACTGAGCTGATGACTGGGAACTCTGCGGGCCCCGCAACCCAGCCTGCGTCCTAACTCTGCCCTCCCCAGCGGCCTGGGAGACGTCCTGCTCAGCCCAGCAGCCAGCTGCAACAGCCTCCAGCAGTCACTCAGAGAGCATCCCTCCGCCCAGAAGTTGGTAACGTCCCTTCCTACTGAAGTCTGCGTTAACTCAGTGGTCCTGGTCTACGTATGAACAGCGTGCAGAGCATGTAACTCTTGGCTGCTTCTACAAACAGTGGCAGAAGGGGGCTGCTAACTTCAGGAGCTCCAAGTTGCCCCCTGAAGGAGTCTGTACCTTTCCACTGGTTATGTGGGGAACCAAAATCCCATAGTTGCTGTTTTGATGGCCGAAGTTAGGTGGCACCAGCACCCCTCCATCCAAAACTCACCTGAGACCCAGGGCCCAGTTCTCCACAGCCGCACACCTTGTGGTGaagtggagctgcagcaggagttGATAGTCACCACTTTGTAAGCTTTGTCACTAGTCCCAGGCAAAGAAAATAACCAGTTTCCTCCCCATCTCTTCAGGGAAAACTATGCATAGCAGACATGTAAATAACTTGATAGCGTCTACTATAAAATTCATgtgtatatttttctatattttatgaCAGACACAGAATAATGGTTTGCAGGTTTTCCATTCTGCACAGCAGCTCTCAGGTAACAGGTCAGATTTAGCAATTGGGATGGCAGTGAAAGGAACGGATTCAGAAGGTGAGAGAGCCAGTGCTGAACTGGTTAGGAAAGAGTAAAATCTGAATTCccaactctttttcttttcacagctgttAAGAGTTCAGTGGGTTGAACTGCAATCCTTCAAGTTCATCTGTTGACTCCAACACAAAACTATTATAAACTGTGCCTCTAAAACACGTGATGAAACATTTCTTGAGAGCTATTTATTCCAACTGCAGCAGAGGAAAGTTTTCAGAACACCCGGCATTTGGTAGAGGAAAGGTCTCTTGAGCTTTGCAAAAGGAGGAATTATTTGCATACCGACGTAagttgctttttgatttttttttcctacaccaTTGAATAAGATAATACTTctaacttttttcctccctatggAAACATGGTCAAGTAGCACAAAACTACTTTAAGTGCCTAGCAGAGTATTTctatatagttttctttctttaatcatGTGGATTGGGCGTTTTATAATTCAGCATAGAACTCAACATGATTTAATATTAcgtattttcttttctctaatgTTTTCTGTATCTGAATAACAGCTCATTCAGTTACAATATTAATGCAGAAGTATGATAGACTGCAAGCTTACAAATTACAAGTAGCAAGGGATAGTTTGGGGGTAtcttttttcagatgtttcttttaCATCTTTGATCTGAAGTTTGATCTTACGTATACATACATATTCTCCTCCAGGCTTTAGCTGTGGTAAAACACTTTCCATGCTGAAAATGGACCATGCAAACATGACCCAAGCCATGCTTGATGCTGAATCCCGCAACACAGAGAAGAACAACAGCAACGAGTATTTTTACATTCTGATCGTCATGTCTTTCTACGGGATCTTCCTGATAGGGATAATGCTGGGCTACATGAAAtccaagagaaaagagaagaagtcCAATTTGCTTCTGCTCTACAAAGATGAGGAGAGAGAATGGGGGGAAGCTGTGAAGCCTCTACCAACCATATCGGGGCTGAAATCTGTCCAGATCCCCATGATGCTGAACATGCTGCAGGAGAGCATGGTGCCGTCCCTGTCCTGCGCCATCTGCTCGATGGAAGGCAGCAGTGTGAGCTCCGAATCCTCCTCCCCAGACGTGCACTTCACCATCCAGGAGGAAGTGCTGGATGCTGAACTGGGGGAAGTGTCAGAAACGCTCCTCAACGAGAGCAGTGAGGGATCTGCGGAAAACATCCACAAGAACTCCTAGCACTTGCAGGGCTCCCTTGATCAGCTACCAAAGCGTGAGTGGAGCTCCCACTAAGAACTTGTGGTTCTACTTTCCTGCTCTCCAGTGAACTCTCAACAGGTATCTGTGCCCCCAGGCCCGAGGTGTTCCTGAGAGCTGGCAGGATGAGGAAGCAGTGGTACCCAACACCAAAGTGTAACATGCACATAACTGGgatgcttaattttaatttttccattattatttcttACCATAAGAGCTAAGAACAAGGAGAATATGTATGTGTTTTCTAATGAGGTAACTATGACTGGCATGTCTCTGCATATTTCAGAATTCTGCAAATATCTGGGAAATGTTTTGGGAAGTTACCCTAACGCAAGTGCCTGGTTGTTAAAGACAATGGGTAATGCTCATTCACGCAAAACTGTGATAGACTAGAAGTacttttactgtgtttttcttAGAACAAACCACAGCCAACAGCAGATTTGCTCAGTGAGGCCTCAAAAGCTGAAAATTTGTCGATGCTGTAGTTGAAGGGAGATTGCAGCATGGCTGGAACTGACTTTAGActcagaaagaatgaaagaaaaagaagaaaaaaagaaaaaagaggcacTGAATTTCTAGAAGGTTTTTGTAAAGCCCGGTTTCAGATCCATGCCACTATATTGTTGCTTAAGTTGTACCTGTACTGGCTGGGTCAGGTTCACTAACTTCTGCTGCAATCCAGCCTTTGACTGAGTTACTAGTaggaaaagtggttttgttttttgcttttgtattttgtaaagaCATGTAGATTTGATCACTAAAGGCAAAGATCtgtaagttaaaaaaagacattaaaagatCTTTGTTTCAAGGTGTAAGACGTAGAAAGGCTTGAACAAATGCTGCTCTGTTACGCCCCCTTGAAAAATAGGTGGAATTCAGAATAGAATTTAACCTAGcaagggtgaaatcctggccccactGAAGTCATCAGCTGAGTCCTCCTGACTTCAGGGGACATGCACAAGATTTTGTGCTTCTCTGTCGGAGTTAAATTCTCCATTTGAGGTCAGTGGAACTgtacccatctacatcatttaaGAATCTGGCCTTTCTGCTCTATTTAAGCCAGTGCAGATAAACATTGCATTACATCCTTTCAGCTCGCATGTGACACATGCATTTCTATAAAGTCATTAGTAACTAGTTTTTAAAACCACCACAAACTTCCCCCCCTAATTTAATGGTACTGTGATTTTTTCAAATGCTCATGAAATTAGTTACTAAATCATTGCACTGTTAAAAGAAGTAATATTAATATTGTAGCAATGTATGATTATTTCAATCATACCTTATATTTTATAATAACTTATTACAATGTTTGGATTAGTTCTGAACCATGAGGGCTAAAGAGCCTGAATCTAAAGCATTGCACagcaaaatgtttgcaaaatgtcTCCACGTATTTCCTGCGCTAAAATAGCTCTGTGATTTATCCACTGGCATTAGAGCTTGAGAGACAGCTTGAAAAATACGAACGCTGAGCAGCAGCAATGAACTGAGGCACGAGTCTGCTGTACTTCTGCCATTTAGAAGGGAGAACTCTGGTTTTGGCTTGGAGGGTTAACACGATGTTACGTAGCCTGCAGAGGTAGCACTGTCTCTCTCTAAACGCAGCAGAACAAAGGCTCCATTGTGCTCGGAAAGGGCCTGATTCAGTTCAGACTGAAGGCAGTGGGAGTTTTTCCGACGACTTCAGTGAACTTTGGATCAGACCATATAAAGCTTTTTGGTAGATTTACTCCAAAAGGGGCTGTTTTAAGTTTGAAAGAAGCCAAATTAAGTTTGGCACTTTGCCTGGAATCACTTGAATCCTGAAACTTTCCAAATGAGACTGACATGCGCGAGTTGTCACATTTTCCATTGCTTTCTCCTTCGTCCTTTTACTTTTGGGATAAATGTATTTGTATCTGTAAAAAACTGATGTATATAATTCCTAACATTGAGTTGTATATAATTGTCTCATGTATTTAAAGTTTATTGTTTCTACTGgcactaatttttatttaaataaagaaacacatttcCTGGAAAAGTTTCCATGTTTGTTCACTACGTCAAATAGATTTCCAGTAATGGGACTGCGCAAAATTTCTACAGGATCCTTTCCTTAGCCTCTTTTTGAAATGATTCCTTGCGTTTCACGGTACTGCAGTGTTGCGGGCCGACCGCAGGGCTGAGCCAGGCGCTCCAGATCTGCCTTGGGTCCGTACCGGCTCTTCGGGGCACGGGGCAACTTCCTCACGCTCAGCTCGtgcccatgggcaggcagggctgcaggggtgccCAGAGTCCTCTGCAaagagctgggggtgctggcgaGCCATTGAGGAGGCTGGAAAACCTGACAAGCTGCTGTGGAAACTTTTTTGTCACTTATTCAGCCTCTTGAAAAGTCTGAATTTtgagttttggttttaaatttgcATTGTGGCAAATTGGGTGGGCTAGGGTTGAGGTTACGGGTAAGTATCTGACAGAGGTCTCTGTTCCCACTGGATTTCCAGTGCTTGGCCATGGTACGTAGCTGGCTTTGTCACAAGCTTTGACCCTGGGCCTCACTGCTGCTCTGTCATTTCCAGCATTAGGGATAGGGGAGGTTTTGGGATTCTGGCTCCCAATGCAGGGTGGAAGTGTTTAGAGGCAACTTTGCACTTCCCTATCTCCTTCAAGCTGTGACAGTATGTACGGGGTCACAGGCACTGGCTGAGACCTACTTGCATGGGGTAATTTGAGGTTGTTTCGAAAATCAAGTTGCTAAAAAGTTGTGTCTGCTCACTTTCCCACAAAACCTGTTCCCCTGTGCTCTGCTCTCTTCACTCACTCCCTATTAAATAATTCCGGGGCCTGTTCACAAGCTTCTGTGGACCTAAAGCTACCCATCAGCAAGACTGCATTTCCCTCCGGCAATGTAATCTCCCGGGACACCCACAGTGTCCTGGAATAGTCCTGCTCAGTAATGTTGCATCTTCCACATTTACCCATGCTGCTGTCTCAGTGTTTCAGTGTTTCCATTGCCACAATAATGAATCAAGAGACCTCTGACAGCACTGATgataagaaggaaaaacagaacaaaatgtaaaTTACAGCTCTGCTTTATGGATCAaaaagctagcttattccagcgGTTTCTTGTGTTAAATTGAGCAGCTATAAAGGGAAACACTATGTGCTTCGGGGTCTATTTACACTGAAGTGAGCTAGTAAGCACGAAAATGTGGCCACCCTCTTGCAGGCTGTGATGGAGCTATCCTTGTACCATGGGATTCGAGAAAGCATGCAATAGTTTGGTGTGTATTTGTCTTTGTCCCAGGGCATTTGTCTTTGTGGAAATTAGTATTTTGATggcaccaggggaaaaaaaacagaagcaaaaatatattttagctaTAGAAGTTAATTGGATGTGCAACTGAATGCAATGATGTCTTGAAGACAGCCCAGTGACCCAAGACTACCAGGTAACTAttattccaaaataaaagaaGGGTTGTTAATCTTGAAAAGCTACagatggaaggaagaaaattgCCTCCATTAAGCTTGTTTCAAAATCCTTTTGACTACTAAGGAGTAAaaggtaacaattttttttcccagaaatgacAGACATTTCCAGTGTGCTTCAGTAACTGAGTTAAATCAGATTCAGAGCTAATAGATCTTGGCTCGAGGGCGATGATAATTGACTGTAATTTGACTGAATGGAGATGACTTTATTTTtacaaatgcattctttttttaaaagaatacagcAATTAAGCTCCCATTTCTTGGCAGTGCTATACCTCATACGTTTGCTGGAATAGTTAACGCATATCACCTTTGATAGAACAGGAGAAGATGGCCACATGTGCCATGTGTACATGGTCTGGCACCAGCACCTACTGTAAATATAAGTGCCAGCTCTCAAGATTACCACATTGGGATCTGTGATAGTAGCTGGCTGATTTACAATCCTAAATCCTACCAGTGGATTGCATACAGACGCATCTGTGAGGTTACTCATTCAACAGACTAAATCTGCTGAATAATTGAAGTGGAAATGCAGAACCCGTCTCTTCCCCAGGCACAGGATCTCCCAGGCTCTCCCAGGACTGCCATGCTCTGGGCCAGGGAAAGAGTTAACCAGGGAGGGAAGGTTAACAAATACGACAGAATCCACTTTcccagggctggagcacaggTCACAGATCATGGTAAGTAAGGCCAGGAGCCTCACGTGTTACAACTCATTGCAAAACTTCTCTCCCTAGCTTGGCCCTCTCATAGTGGGTTCCCCTGGATCTGCCCCTTTCTCAGACATGCGCCCACACCTTCCCAAATAATCACATCAATTCTCACAGggttggaaaggaaggaaaaggataaATTATAACAGTCATTTCTGTTTCTAAGTCCTCAGTGCATGATGTTGGACAAGGTTAGGTGTACTGCCCGAGGACAAGGAGCACAGAGGTGCCCAACGCAGACTGCACTTTTATCACAGCCATTTCAACCAAGAGAAGATTAAACCACCTGCCTTTAATTTTCATCTCAAAATTTCCAGACCCTGCAAAGACAGAAGGAGTCCCCACCACGTGATAGATGAGCATTCTCAGAGATGCTCAAAGTGGGGTACTGGACAGTATGGTTGGTTGCGCCAGACACAATTGTGCCAAAGCTGGACCACGCTCTCCTGTGGTTGTTGACCTACCGGGCTCCTGTTAGAATCTTTTTGAAGCTTGTTGTTCTAGtgggaagattattttttcctgagttcACAGTTgcattttagatttaaaatatgAGGTTTGGATCCAAGAggcataaaaattaataaaattgttcaGGCTATTGGTTTTTAAACACTGATCATATTTGCCTCTGTGTATTTGGTTGATTTGCTTTCgtattctttccattttcacaCGCCTCTGCAGTTCCTACTGCATACAGTCAAAAATAGCTGCGAGATGAGCCTTAGTATATTGACACTTCTGTATCCATCTCAACTacggaagaaaatggaaaataatacaaaatcaaCAAGCACCAGAGTTTTTCAAAGCttaattttgt
The sequence above is a segment of the Calonectris borealis chromosome 9, bCalBor7.hap1.2, whole genome shotgun sequence genome. Coding sequences within it:
- the KCNE4 gene encoding potassium voltage-gated channel subfamily E member 4 — encoded protein: MLKMDHANMTQAMLDAESRNTEKNNSNEYFYILIVMSFYGIFLIGIMLGYMKSKRKEKKSNLLLLYKDEEREWGEAVKPLPTISGLKSVQIPMMLNMLQESMVPSLSCAICSMEGSSVSSESSSPDVHFTIQEEVLDAELGEVSETLLNESSEGSAENIHKNS